A single Bufo bufo chromosome 6, aBufBuf1.1, whole genome shotgun sequence DNA region contains:
- the LOC121004347 gene encoding heat shock protein beta-11-like, translating into MLSLQLAKKSSPSPFRSFFQPLWPLSIDIFSSLEKDMIRTVGEIKANMKLMDQFYQQLLQETTESKNLLVLNSSNTKSIENKAEIGPAVSNVKLAEGGLTVFLGVQDFTPQELTVKLVGSKLLVSGAKECKSEDGKGSFSYKCQIFRKEVDLPEDVRAEDLSCTVDKGKLQIEVSKKAAQERTVPIQHTALQAKTKTPVSGSSKD; encoded by the coding sequence ATGCTGAGCCTTCAGCTAGCTAAGAAGTCTTCACCAAGCCCTTTTAGGTCTTTCTTCCAGCCTCTCTGGCCACTGTCGATAGACATCTTTTCCAGCCTGGAGAAAGATATGATACGTACTGTAGGAGAAATAAAAGCCAATATGAAGCTGATGGACCAGTTTTACCAGCAGCTGCTTCAAGAAACCACTGAGAGCAAGAATCTACTTGTGCTAAATTCCAGCAATACAAAGTCCATAGAGAATAAGGCTGAGATTGGTCCAGCCGTCAGCAATGTAAAGTTAGCAGAGGGTGGTCTGACAGTTTTCCTTGGAGTCCAAGATTTTACTCCTCAAGAGCTGACAGTCAAGCTAGTGGGAAGCAAACTGCTGGTGAGTGGAGCCAAGGAATGCAAGAGTGAAGATGGGAAAGGTTCATTTTCCtacaagtgtcagatcttcaggaaGGAGGTGGATCTTCCTGAAGATGTGCGAGCAGAAGACCTGAGCTGTACAGTGGACAAGGGCAAACTGCAGATAGAGGTTTCCAAGAAAGCTGCTCAGGAGAGGACTGTGCCAATACAGCATACAGCCCTGCAGGCTAAGACCAAGACCCCGGTCTCCGGCAGCAGCAAAGACTAG